The Apium graveolens cultivar Ventura chromosome 11, ASM990537v1, whole genome shotgun sequence genome has a window encoding:
- the LOC141696415 gene encoding ATP-dependent zinc metalloprotease FTSH, chloroplastic-like has translation MAAPSTIFRDEVDAVASDDKFHIVSNDEKEQTLNQLLTEMDGFHSNSAVIILRATNRSYILDPVLHRTERFDRVILVETLERTGREAILNVHVSKEELPLGENVDLGDIASMTTGFTWADLANLVNATAQPNSVSNKTLRFPLRFTYRC, from the coding sequence ATGGCGGCTCCATCTACTATATTTAGAGATGAGGTTGATGCTGTAGCAAGTGATGACAAGTTTCACATTGTCAGCAACGATGAAAAAGAGCAAACTTTGAACCAGTTACTCACTGAGATGGATGGCTTTCACAGTAACTCGGCAGTGATTATTTTACGAGCAACCAATCGATCATATATTTTGGACCCTGTACTTCACCGCACTGAAAGATTTGATCGTGTTATTCTGGTCGAGACACTTGAAAGAACTGGAAGAGAAGCTATTTTGAATGTACATGTTTCCAAAGAGGAGCTTCCGCTAGGAGAGAATGTTGATCTAGGTGATATAGCTTCTATGACAACTGGTTTCACTTGGGCAGACCTTGCAAATTTAGTGAATGCAACTGCTCAGCCTAATTCAGTCTCTAACAAGACACTTAGATTTCCACTACGGTTCACGTATCGTTGTTAA